In Flavobacteriales bacterium, a genomic segment contains:
- a CDS encoding aminopeptidase, which yields MKLLEELLKVQSPSGEEIHMTNYIISYVEQNKANWKVQPQIIHNSETQDCILLVFGKKPRVSIYAHMDTTGFTVRYNKGLVRIGGADGAPNDNLIATDSEGSIACNLCIDPEKPRTGLTHNYNREIDRGTSLTYKPEFTLKNEYITSPYLDNRVGLWNVLKVAETLESGIISFTCGEETDGGSVANLARIQYRDYGIQKALISDITWVTDGVFHGEGVAISLRDGSVPRKYFVQQVINVASRENIHFQLEVEDAGGSDGSVLQVTDLPIDWCFIGAPIDKCHTSKEKIHTSDMESMKDLYSILMKEL from the coding sequence ATGAAACTATTAGAAGAACTATTAAAAGTTCAATCCCCATCCGGTGAAGAAATTCACATGACTAATTATATTATCAGCTATGTTGAGCAAAATAAAGCCAACTGGAAAGTACAGCCTCAAATAATCCATAATTCAGAAACTCAAGATTGTATACTACTAGTGTTTGGTAAAAAACCAAGAGTATCTATCTATGCTCATATGGATACTACTGGATTTACAGTGAGATACAACAAAGGACTTGTTCGAATTGGAGGAGCAGATGGAGCGCCTAACGATAATTTAATTGCGACAGATAGCGAAGGGAGTATTGCTTGTAATCTTTGCATTGACCCAGAAAAGCCTCGAACTGGCTTGACGCATAACTATAATCGTGAGATTGATAGAGGAACCAGCTTAACATATAAGCCTGAATTCACTTTAAAGAATGAATACATTACATCCCCTTATTTAGATAACAGAGTTGGCTTATGGAATGTATTAAAAGTTGCAGAGACTTTGGAAAGCGGAATAATCTCATTTACCTGTGGTGAAGAAACAGATGGTGGTAGCGTTGCTAATTTAGCTCGAATTCAATACAGAGATTACGGTATCCAAAAGGCACTTATCTCTGACATTACTTGGGTTACCGACGGGGTATTCCATGGCGAAGGTGTAGCTATTTCTTTAAGAGATGGATCGGTGCCCCGGAAATATTTTGTTCAACAAGTAATTAATGTAGCCTCACGTGAAAATATTCACTTTCAATTAGAAGTAGAAGATGCTGGAGGAAGTGATGGCAGTGTTTTACAAGTTACAGATCTACCGATTGATTGGTGTTTTATTGGTGCACCTATTGATAAATGTCATACCTCAAAAGAAAAAATACATACCAGTGATATGGAATCGAT